One genomic segment of Capricornis sumatraensis isolate serow.1 chromosome X, serow.2, whole genome shotgun sequence includes these proteins:
- the LOC138071675 gene encoding melanoma-associated antigen 1-like: MEAQCVGGEEEEEEMEVEQEEEQVKKGDAASSSFCLPAWGTLEEVAAAATVSLPQSPLGVCLSPTAVAATLGSQSEYYGLSRQEEVPSTSHDQEDTKSSLPNALQVKKNELVEFLLKYLQLVFGLEVKEVDPSEHTYILVPTLGLTLNEMLRDGQGLPKPSFLVVILCLIAVEDDRAPEEIWRTLRRMEVCPRREHYIFGEPRELLTQVWVQEGYLEYQQVPDGDPGCYEFLWGP, encoded by the exons ATGGAGGCACAGTGCGTtgggggtgaggaggaggaggaggagatggaggtggagcaggaggaggagcaggtgaagaaaggagatgcagcttcctcctccttctgtctCCCAGCCTGGGGAACCCTGGAggaggtggctgctgctgccacAGTCAGTCTCCCCCAGAGCCCTCTGGGTGTCTGCCTCTCTCCCACTGCCGTGGCTGCCACTCTGGGGAGCCAATCTGAATACTATGGCCTCAGCAGGCAAGAAGAAGTACCAAGCACCTCGCATGACCAGGAAGATACCAAGTCCTCACTCCCAAATGCACTACAGGTGAAGAAGAATGAGTTGGTAGAATTCCTGCTTA AGTACCTGCAGCTGGTCTTTGGTTTGGAGGTAAAGGAGGTGGACCCTAGTGAGCACACCTATATCCTGGTCCCCACCCTGGGCCTCACCCTCAATGAGATGCTGAGGGATGGGCAGGGGTTGCCCAAACCCAGCTTCCTGGTGGTGATCTTGTGCCTGATTGCTGTGGAGGACGACCGTGCTCCTGAGGAGATATGGAGAACACTCAGGAGGATGGAGGTGTGTCCCCGGAGGGAGCACTacatctttggggagcccagggagctgctgaCACAAGTATGGgtgcaggaggggtacctggagtaCCAGCAGGTGCCTGATGGCGACCCTGGTtgctatgagttcctgtggggtccctgA